One part of the Ursus arctos isolate Adak ecotype North America unplaced genomic scaffold, UrsArc2.0 scaffold_16, whole genome shotgun sequence genome encodes these proteins:
- the LOC113258247 gene encoding LOW QUALITY PROTEIN: L-lactate dehydrogenase B chain-like (The sequence of the model RefSeq protein was modified relative to this genomic sequence to represent the inferred CDS: inserted 1 base in 1 codon) — MEYHFIPTRMAIKKESVGEDLEKLKALYIAEEEATIPNNKITVVGIGQVGMACAISILGKSPADEFALVDVLEDKLKGEMMDLQPGSLFLQTPKIVADKDDSVIANSKIIVVTAGVRQQEGECRLNLVQKNVNVFKFIIPQIVKYSPDCIILVVSNPVDMWSGVNVADVSLRXLNPEMETGNDSENWKEVHKMVVGSASDVMKLKGCTNWAVGLSVADLIESVLENLSRIHPVSTMVKGIYSVENQVLPSLPRFLQAQGLISVINQKLKDDEVA, encoded by the exons atggagTACCACTTCATACCGACTAGGATggctattaaaaaagaaagtgttggCGAGGACTTGGAGAAATTGAAAGCCCtgtacattgctg AAGAAGAGGCAACCATCCCAAACAATAAGATCACTGTAGTGGGCATTGGACAAGTTGGTATGGCCTGTGCCATCAGCATTCTAGGAAAGTCTCCGGCTGATGAATTTGCCCTTGTGGATGTTTTGGAAGATAAACTCAAAGGAGAAATGATGGATCTGCAACCTGGGAGCTTATTTCTTCAGACACCTAAAATTGTGGCAGATAAAGATGACTCTGTGATCGCCAATTCTAAGATTATAGTGGTAACTGCAGGAGTCCGCCAGCAGGAGGGAGAGTGCCGTCTCAATCTGGTGCAGAAGAATGTTAATGTCTTCAAATTCATTATTCCTCAGATAGTCAAGTACAGTCCTGATTGTATCATACTTGTGGTTTCCAACCCAGTGGATAT GTGGAGTGGAGTGAATGTGGCAGACGTTTCTCTCA AACTGAATCCAGAAATGGAAACAGGCAATGACAGTGAAAATTGGAAGGAAGTGCATAAGATGGTGGTTGGAAGTGCCTCTGACGTCATGAAGCTGAAAGGATGTACCAACTGGGCTGTTGGATTGAGTGTGGCTGATCTCATTGAATCCGTGTTGGAAAATCTATCCAGGATTCACCCAGTGTCAACGATGGTGAAGGGAATATACAGCGTGGAGAATCAAGTCCTCCCAAGCCTTCCACGTTTCCTGCAGGCTCAGGGATTAATCAGTGTGATCAACCAGAAGCTGAAGGATGACGAGGTTGCATAG